The following are encoded in a window of Castanea sativa cultivar Marrone di Chiusa Pesio chromosome 5, ASM4071231v1 genomic DNA:
- the LOC142633278 gene encoding uncharacterized protein LOC142633278, which yields MREQKQDQNQTSPETSAGKSNTLQGGIEIISSLISLTHSVKVFVSKWQSIRVKLEELHSGLIAIENSEFEHSHIENPAISGLLSAILLTTKESHDLAQRCVDLSYSGKLLMQSDLNVILTKLDRHVSNLSDLYTAGVLTQNHALVVSKPSVTACRDDMRFYIRDLLTRMKVGDTRMKKQALVNLYEVVVEDEKYVRVMLELDGVVNVLVNFLDSTETQIQVESTKVVEVISGFDSYKAVLIGAGVVGPLIRVLEGGSEMGKEVALKCLMKLTENSDNSWSVSAHGGVTALLKICGSDCKVELVGYACGVLRNLIGVEEIKRFLIEEGAIPMFIKLARCKDEILLMISIEFLQSIAFEDKLVREMILREGGIRALLRVVDPRWSYSSKTREVALRAIENLCFSSSIAINILMNHGFVDQIMYFVRNGEVSVQELALKVAFRLCGTSEEAKKAMGDAGFMPELVKFLNCKSFEVREMAAEALSGMVLVPKNRKRFAQDDRNIGLLLQLLEKEEGNSGIKKFLLSILTSLTSCSSVKRKIVNSGYMKNIEKLAQAETDAKRLVRKLSTNRFRSMLSGIWHS from the coding sequence ATGAGAGAACAAAAACAAGACCAAAACCAAACCTCGCCGGAAACATCCGCCGGAAAATCGAATACTCTCCAGGGAGGCATTGAGATTATATCTTCATTGATCTCTCTGACTCACTCAGTCAAAGTCTTTGTATCGAAATGGCAATCGATTCGTGTCAAGCTCGAGGAGCTCCACTCGGGTCTAATCGCCATTGAAAACAGCGAGTTCGAGCACTCCCACATCGAAAACCCAGCGATCTCAGGCTTACTTTCGGCTATACTATTGACGACCAAAGAGTCCCATGACCTCGCTCAACGTTGCGTCGATCTCTCTTACAGTGGAAAGCTTCTCATGCAAAGTGACTTGAATGTGATCCTCACGAAACTCGATCGCCATGTAAGTAATCTCTCTGACTTGTACACAGCTGGTGTTTTAACTCAAAACCATGCCTTGGTTGTTTCAAAGCCTAGTGTTACTGCTTGTAGAGACGACATGCGGTTTTATATAAGAGACTTGTTAACGAGAATGAAGGTTGGTGATACGAGGATGAAGAAGCAAGCTTTGGTTAATTTGTACGAGGTTGTGGTCGAGGACGAGAAATATGTAAGAGTTATGTTGGAACTCGATGGCGTTGTGAATGTTTTAGTGAATTTTCTCGATTCGACAGAGACACAGATACAAGTCGAGTCGACTAAAGTCGTGGAAGTGATCTCTGGGTTCGATTCGTATAAGGCTGTTTTGATTGGAGCTGGGGTTGTTGGACCGTTGATTCGAGTTTTGGAGGGTGGGAGTGAGATGGGAAAAGAGGTTGCTTTGAAGTGTTTGATGAAACTGACTGAAAATTCGGATAATTCATGGTCTGTTTCAGCACATGGTGGAGTCACCGCATTGTTGAAAATATGTGGGAGTGATTGTAAGGTTGAGTTGGTCGGTTATGCTTGTGGGGTGTTGAGAAATCTAATTGGTGTTGAAGAAATAAAGCGGTTTCTGATTGAAGAAGGTGCTATTCCGATGTTTATCAAGCTTGCAAGGTGTAAAGATGAAATCTTGTTGATGATTTCGATTGAATTCCTTCAAAGTATAGCGTTTGAAGATAAATTGGTTAGGGAAATGATTCTTAGAGAAGGAGGGATTCGTGCATTACTACGTGTTGTTGATCCTAGATGGTCTTATTCTTCGAAAACAAGAGAGGTGGCATTGAGAGCTATTGAGAATTTATGTTTCTCTTCATCGATTGCTATAAATATTTTGATGAATCATGGTTTTGTGGATCAAATTATGTACTTTGTTCGAAATGGGGAAGTTTCTGTTCAAGAATTGGCATTGAAGGTGGCATTTAGGCTTTGTGGGACATCAGAAGAGGCCAAGAAAGCAATGGGGGATGCAGGGTTTATGCCTGAGCTTGTTAAATTTCTCAATTGCAAGTCTTTTGAAGTTAGGGAAATGGCAGCTGAGGCACTCTCTGGCATGGTATTAGTCCCCAAAAATCGAAAGAGGTTTGCGCAGGATGACAGGAATATTGGCTTGCTGTTGCAATTGCTTGAGAAGGAAGAGGGAAATTCAGGTATTAAAAAGTTCTTGTTATCTATATTAACATCATTAACAAGTTGCAGTAGTGTGAAAAGAAAGATCGTGAATTCTGGGTACATGAAAAACATAGAGAAACTTGCACAGGCTGAAACTGATGCCAAGAGACTTGTCAGGAAGCTGTCTACAAACAGATTCCGAAGTATGTTAAGTGGAATCTGGCATTCTTGA